The Narcine bancroftii isolate sNarBan1 chromosome 8, sNarBan1.hap1, whole genome shotgun sequence region AGATCTTTATATCCCTCAGCTAACCAAGTGCTTGTCTTAACATGTATTAAATTTGGTGATTGCATTTGATTCCACGCCACCGCTTGCCCCTCGaatcccctttaaaactccttcctctcgTCTTAAACTAAGGCTCATTTGTTTTTGATTCCCTGGTATGGAAAAAGATTCTATCTAGTGTAGGCAGCATAGCCAGCGCAGCATTagtgcagcactgttacagcaccagcgaccttggTTTCAATACAGCACTGTGAGAAGTTTCTCTCCATGttttcatgggtttcctccaagtgctccagtttccttccacctggatgtaattgggtagcataggttcatgggccggaagggccatatgtctaagatttaaaaaaaattatttgcttcTTATTTTATACACCTCAGTTCAACCCTCAGCCTGCTTCTCTACAGGGtaaaccaacccaatctctccaaTCTTCTTGTATTTAAAGTCTGccaatccaggaaatatcctggtGAAAAAAATACAacgtgccagaggaactcagtgggttgtggagcatcagtgggaagaaaaaaaaatagtcaaTGTTTTTGAATTGACAAAAGGAGTTTGACCTGAACcgtcagccattctttttctcccactgatgctacatgactgttgagttcctccagcagacttttTTGCTCCtcgttccaacatctgcagtctttcatgtGTTCCTAATGTCCTGGATGAATTAGGGTGCTGGTGGAAggttgcttttctgattggaagtcCGTGACCAATGGTGTACGGCAAGAAGCGGTGCTGGGACCCTTTTTGATTGTAATGTATACTAACCACTTGGCTGTGAATGTAGGACAGAGGATTAGTGAGTTTGACCACTTCTGACTCTCGTAATCTCAGGCAAATGTAGTAGATGCAACAACTGCCCATTTTATCTCTTTCCTTCTCACCAGTTTGGAATACAAATAGTGTTTCCTAATGTACCCATAATTTACTTGGTATTCACAGACACCTCTATGTTGGAGAAACCAAGCCCAGATTAGGTGCCCCTTAGCAGGACACCTCCATTTAGTCAACGGCACACCTGAGCTTCTTTAATTCTCCATTCCACTTCCATTCTGGACCTGTCTTCAGCCTTCTATTTTGCTACAATGGTTCCCAAAATAAGCCGGAGGAACACCTCACCTCATTTTGGGTCCATTGAAGCCCTCAAGTCATGAATTTGAATTTTCAGataacctctatttttctgtCCATGGATATagcttttatttttctgtttcaaCTTTCTTCTCTCTCCTTCAGTTTTTAATTGTTACCTTAGCAGTTTTGATCTGCATCTCATCAcagataacccccccccccctcccatcaacccctccctctcttttcaatTTGCCACATTTGTGTTTTCATTTTCCTGCTTCTGATGGAGTCCCTGCCCTGAAGTGTTAGTTCTTTTAAATTCTCAACTTAAAGCTGCTTCATCAACCTGAGTGTCTTCAGAACTTTGTTTCTTGTTTTGGATTTCTAGTAACTGCCTTTGGTTTTTTTTCTGCTCTTCAAAATGGTGCCATCAGGTTGTTAATGTTCTCCAGGCAGCCAGGCCATGGTTTTAATGTCTCCTCCACTCCGTAATGCTGAGAAAGTGCTGGATGTGTGACGAACTTATCCTCATCTCAGAAACAAACTTGTTTGTAACCAAGGCTGATTCCCAGCAGAATCATCTTGGGGTCTAAAATTATTAGCTTCCTACAGACGATTCAGGGTTATCAAAACATCTAAATTGTGGTATGATTTTCAAAAAGATATTGTAATACTTTCTAGATCAAAGGGCTGTAAGTTTGCTTTGCAGGTAAACATCCGATTGTATGCATGTATGTGCCAATTTGatcattcattttaaaaattaccatTTACATTCTGATACATTTCTTGTATTTGGGATAAACGATTGCTCATTTGTCTCACAGCCCAGAAGCACAAGGGGTAATCAGTGGCGTGGTCTTCCTCATCATTCTTTTCTGTTTCATTCCTGTTCCCTTTCTGCACTGCTGGGTGAAGGAGCAGTGCATCACCTTTCCTCATGATTTGGTAAGttatctccttccttccctccctattAATACCTAATGTTGGCTATCAATTACATCAGTCATATTGTTTTATGTTACTGGTTCTGATTTTTAAACTGAAATATCTGTCTGCAACACCCTTTGAGACTCTTGAATACTAGGATGACAAAGGAGCTTATGTATGATCTCAGCAGACGTGGCACAGACACTGGTGAGCATTTTTAATAAAGCCTTAATTGACATTTAATGTAGCATTACATTAATTTGAAATCTACTGATGGATATCTCGTGTGTTAATCTTATCACAATATTTTCCCTCAGCTGTACATTCCAGAGATCACACCCAATTAATTTGAATCATTGTAATGCCAAGCTAATTTGTCATGGTTTTACGGCACACAAAAAGGCCCTTGGGTCATCCATGTCCAGGCTGATCATCAAGTTCTAATCCCATTTACTGTAGTTTATTGTGCCCTTGCTATTCATGTGCTTATTTAGAGGCTTCTTTAATGTTATGAGAATCTGTGTTCACCTCCTTCTCAGGTAGTGTGTTCCAGATTCTGATGTTCCTCAGAAATCCTTTtcacctcaccttaaatctatgccccttGGTCATTGGCATCTTGACCATGGGGAAAATTTTCTTGCCCTTTCTTTTATTTATGCCAATCATATTTTTGTCATACTCTCCTATTTCTCTCAGGTCTCATTTTCCACCACCCCAACCTTGTGAATTTACTCCATCTACAATCAATGGTCTCTACACAATCAATCAATTGGTTTCCTGTGCTTCAGATCCTACTTTAACCCAAATGTTTTGTGCATTCACAGTTCTAAAGTTAGTTTAACACAGCTGATACCAGTGAACAGGAAAACAAAAACATAGGCATTATTCTCTcaagatttaaaataaaagcagaagccACTGGGTCATTTGGAACCTTGCTCTGCCAGGGTCCCAATGTCCTGGGCAACAGTATATTCTACCCACTACTTATTCACTGAGACAACCAGAGACTGCATATGCTTGAATCtggaccaaaaaaaaacaaattgctggaggtagatggtgtggtgaagaaggcatttggaatgttggccttcataaatcggagtattgaattcaagagtagggaggttatgatgaaattgtacaaggcattggtgaggccaaatttggagtactgtgtacagttttggtcaccaaattataggaaagatataaacaaaatagagagagtgcagagaaggttcacgagaatgttgacaggatttcagggtctgaggtgtttaagattttaaaagggacagacagagtaaatgtggataggctttttcaattaagaaagggggagattcaaactagacatggtttaagattgaagggggaaaattataaggggaacatgaggggaaatttctttacgcagagggcggtggggatgtggaatgagcttccggcagacgtggtcgaggcgggatcattggttacatttaaggaaagactggatcgttacatggataggaggggactagaggggtatggaccgggtgcaggtcagtgggactaggagggtggggatttgctacggcatggactagtagggccgaactggcctgttctgtgctgtaagtggttatatggttatatggaactctctgtcgaccagcatctgtagtgGAAAATGGACAAATTAAGATCCTTTATGTAATGATTTCCATTCCATGTTTACCTATATTAGTGTTTAGCTCTACTAACCAAAATGTGTAGTGATTAATGGTATTAACAAAGGAGCTACTGATTACTTTATAAAGCAAGGATCTTCTCATTTCTCCATTCCTTAAAAAATCTGACATGCTTTATTTTAATCTTCCCTTATGCCAACGTATTACAATGCAGAATGCACTTTTCAtgggaaaagtaccttttaccaCACTGCAGCGAATTGATGTATTAGTGCCCTGTCTCACAATGATATGATTATGTGATACACACTtcacaaatttaaaataataatcaAACTCAAACCAtgtaagaaaatgaaaaaaacttTCAAATGTGCCAGACTTGATTTAATGCAACTCCGATATGTAGTCTTCTTGGACATCCAAAAGAAGTGTAATAGGTTGTGATGTGCAACAAAAGTTATGTCAAGCTCCGCTCAGTACAAATCTGTGTTGACAAGTGTTTATGCCATGATGTAACATGAATTTTTGCTCTCAGTTTGTGCAGTTGATTGGGGCCCTGCTTGCAATCTGCTGCATGATCTTTCTAGGCTTTGCTGATGATGTCCTGAACTTGCAATGGAGACACAAGTTGCTGTTGCCAACCATGGCCTCCTTGCCCCTACTCATGGTGTACTTCACCAATTTTGGCAACACCACAATCGTAGTGCCAAAACCCTTGCGCATTTTTCTGGGCCTCCATTTGGACTTGGGTAAGTTCAGGAGGTACAATGAAAGTTGGGCATTTTTGTTATCCTAACATGTGTTAGGTCGAATTGTTTATCCTTGAGGAGTCTGAGTAGGGGTTAACGTTGAACAAAATGTGCACTGAACACATAAACGTGCAACTTTTGCCTCAGGTTTTGCTCATTTATAATCTCTTTATCATGCACACATTTTGTTGTATCCTGTACCCATTTAAATTGGACAAATTATAAGTTGTGCAGATTTGGGTCATCCAACCAAACTACCCTGCGTTTGTCCAAGATGAAAGAATTTAAGTTTGTAATTAACCAAAATGAAAAGGGAAGTTGGCAATTTCCATAAAAGTTGATGTAAATTTAAGATTTGAAATATTATTAAAAATGGAATTTTAAGGAAATTCATGAACTTTATTACAATTGGTGTTTTCTAGAACCAGTATTTATTAAAAGAGGAAGATGTTGGCGTGTTGTGATATCGATTTAGGAAAGCAATATTCTGTGAATTGGTAAAGAGAATAATCTCAAAAAGGATGAAATAAACATGCATAGGTTTTCATAGATATCTGATGGCAGATGAGAAATGATAAACAGCTGATATGAAAGTAAAGTTTTTAACATTTTaagtatatattaaaaataacttATCTCGGCTTTATGTTTGTATTTAATTAGGAATTCAAGAATTTTGATGTAAAAATAATACAGCAGGATTTGATGTTACTGGGAACCAAATTGTGAAGTGTAGTTTCTATTCTAAGTGACTGATGAAATACATACGCCAGCacccatgtgttttttttttgtttcgttTCGTCTCTTTCAGGAATTCTCTACTATGCATACATGGGAATGCTGGCAGTATTCTGCACAAATGCCATCAATATTCTGGCTGGCATTAATGGTATTGAGGCTGGGCAGTCTCTAGTGATTGCTATGTCAATCATCATTTTCAATTTAATAGAATTAAATGGTGAGTTAATATGTCTATCAAATTTAAACCTTCTTAAAGACTGAGTtgttcattttattttacttGTATTGCATAACTTGTTTGTGGATGGAGTTTTAATGTGAAGCCATCCAATTCCAAACATCCAGTTCACAATGATATGGGTCTATAATGGGATATTATCCATTTGTAGCTTATAGAGTTGTTTGGGTTCCACGATCTAAACTTGGTCAGCAAGAATGCTGTTGTTAGGGTTGGAAAGCATAGAGAAAAGTGAAGATCATTGGATTCCTGTGAAACCACACTCAAACATGAGTGGGCAGAACAAGCTAACAGAGGAATGGTGTCCTCTTGTTCTTATATTTATGAAATCTGCTGTCTTGAGGCTTGACAACATTGGGATGGGGTAATATTTGGAGACGACAAACTTTCTATTCATCATTTGCAGAGTTCCTGGAACTATTCAGCAGGGGCAATATGCACCTCCCCCCACCAGTCcatttctccccctcctctcttttCTCCCCACACTCatcagaaaatatttttatttatttggtaggagagaaatatagaagaaaccaactaaacaaccTTCACAGGGGAGGGGACCcataactttgagcagagtcctaagggggccatagccaaaaaaatgcttgagaatggctggtcgagAGCATCAGAGAAGTGTTTAAATCAGAGGAATAAAGCAATATGTCACAACAGTTACAGGAAGTTGAATTCTGTTTCGTTCAGGGaattgatattttaaaatgtttttctttttcttaggTGACTACAAGGATGACCACATATTCTCCTTGTACTTCATGATGCCCTTTTTCTTCACCACTTTAGGACTCTTATATTATAATTGGTatagtaacatttttacatttgtcTTGTTTCACGTCAGATAGTCAACACCAGATAGGTTGATATCTGATCAATTAAGGTATAGATTTGCCTGGAGTTGGCAATACTGAAATTTGCCCTGTCTTTTTCACTGCCCTGTGCTTTACGTAGAATGGGTTCTAACTCCACACTGATAATTGTGCAAAGTAACATAATGTTGTATTTAGCCAGCACTTTTAATATAGCAAGATTAACATCAAACAAAATTTTACACACTACTTTTAAAAGAACAGATTAAATGGTTAAAAGTAGTTTTATGGCTATAAGTTTGAAACTTGGGGCAGTTTTGTTAGACCTGGTTGAAGGAATGGCCGTGGACAATTTGTCAAATTTGATCACAAGGGCAAAATGCCAGTTTGCTCGCAGGATGTATACTAGATTATAAGCCAACAGCACACCTTTTCCACCCTTTATAGATCTTTTGTTAATGTGTGCAAAAACAGTATATAATTTATGTTCCAGTTAAGGTTCTCTTGTCCACAACTCATTGAAATAAAAGCTGCTGTTTTTCTCCATGTGGTAGGGGCTGGCATTAGCTGTCAGGATTCCTTATGCAGAAAATATGGAAGTAGACATGGAAGAGAAAGATGGTCCAATTTATTACACAAAGGAATGATGGCTGGGGTAGCATATCATTGAATGATATCATCTGCAGGGTTAAGCCTTGTTTCATGGTGATTCTTTGAATGCATTTCATCCACATTTCAATACCTTCATTAGTTGGAGGTGGCCCTTGGTGAAAATTGCAAATAGATTGTAAGGAAGATCTACAGGCTTTAGTATTTGTGGGCTTCCCAGCATCCTGtttctctcaattttttttagtaTATTGTGTCCAACCTGGAAAAAGTATGATGCGAAATGTGAATCTACTTTGTGTAATGGGAATCATGGTTATGGGGGGTGGTCACTGCATGCATGAAAGGCAGTAGGTAGAAAGATGAGACTTTTAAATTTCTTACTCCAATGGGGCTTTATTTGTACAGGCCAAAGGTTGGGGGCTGGGTCATAGTTTGTGGCATAAGGTCATTGTAACTTGTGTCACTTTGTATGCTGCAGGTATCCTTCCAGCGCCTTTGTGGGCGACACATTCTGTTACTTTGCAGGAATGACCTTTGCAGTGGTTGGGATCCTTGGCCATTTCAGCAAGACCATGATGCTGTTTTTCATCCCTCAAACACTCAACTTCCTCTACTCAGTGCCTCAGCTTTTCCGCATGGTTCCATGCCCGCGACACCGAATACCAAGGTAATTTTGCTTACAACGTGCCCTTTCTTCAAATCAAGATTCCAGCTTTTCCAGGGCATTGCAGGTCTCCAGTGAGGCAAGCTAATCTAATCTAGTGGGCGGGTGCTTTCTGAAAACTCGCAAAGCTTTGGTGCCtaatattaaaatattgaagGCTGATGAAGGGTGTGGGCACCAAAGGGCTTCCAATTAGCTCATGCCCTTTAGACCCAAAATTCAGAAGATAAGTGAAAATATCTTGTCAATAGTCCCTGTATTGCACATAATGTACAACTAATATGTGCCTGTAAACCAGGCATTCTCACTGGAGGCCATGTGACCTCCTTGGAGGCCACagcatattggggggggggggaggccgtaaactgaaatcctaaatattttttgtcattggtaggagagaagtatggaagaaaccaacatgGGGAAGGGGgccaataaactttgagcaaagtcgtAAGTgggggcatagccaaaaaaaatgtTAAGAATGGCTGCAGTAAACCATACATAAATagtaatttttttccttctttccttATCCAGGCTAGATCCCAATACTGGAAAGCTGGGCATGAGTTACTCAAAATTTAAAACTAAAGAGATGCCTAAACTTGGAGACTTAATATTAAAGGTACTTGCTTTATTAGAATTAGTGCATGATCTGTTGCCTTGGATAGGatgcagtttttaaaattattggCTGAGTTTTTTTTATTACCACTTAAAGTCAATTGCATAAGATAATAAGACAAAGGAGCTGAAATAGGCTAGTCAGCCAAttgagtctgcctcaccattcaatGATGACCTTATCCATTTTCCTATTTagccccttctccccataacctttgatacccaagCTAatcaaaacctatcaatctctatcttaaatccacccaatgacaTGGCCTTTGCAGCTGCCTATGGCCAAAAAAATTCCATCTatttaccaccctttggctgcagaaattcttttgcatttctgttctaagcagctGCCCATTAATCTGTGCCCTcttacatagaacactacagcacagtacaggctctttgacccttgatgttgtgccatccTATAAATTGTTCCAAAGGTGCTAAACTCTCCCCACCtcctaatcctctatttttctttcatccatgtgcctgtctaagaatctcttaaatgcccctaatgtttcagcctccaacaccatccctgacaaggcattccagacacccacaactctgtatataaaataatttgtccctgatgtctcccctaaacttccctccctttactttgtacatatgtcatctggtgtttgttattcctgcccttggaaaaaggtgctggctgtccatcctatctatggctttcagaattttgtagacttctattaaatctcctctcatccttctacgctccaaagagaaaagtcccagctaaccttgcctcataagacttgttttccaatccaggcaatatcctgataaATCATCTTTGCACCCTCCCTATAGCTTCcagatccttcctataatgaggtgaactgaacacaatactcctaagtgtggtcttaccagagatttgtgcaGAGACCTCTCTGCAAGCCCTTTCTATTCTGACCACACCTGGATCAAGGTCCTTTTGTgaattctgaagcaaaatatttatttaggacctccccatccTCCTTTGCCTCCAGGCCCATGTTGCTTCCTTTATACTTTAGCGGCCCCTCCTTTAtactttagcggccccaccttcattcttgtgctagactctcccaccatgagaaacaacctttctacatctactccatgtatttcaacatttgaaatgttttccatgagatcctccctcattctctttAAATGCACTTTTACTGCAGGCACtctttaaaaattcaaacaaaaagCAATGAAAATTCCTGGGGAAAACCAATTAGGGGTTTTCTGTTGTGTCAGACGGAGTTAACagctcaaaatatttcagtctggTTCAGATATATCTGCATTTCCGTGAACATGTATTTTGTAAAATGATAATCCTAGAGTTTGAAGAATGCTTTCCTTTGCATGGAGAGGAATAGGGAAACTGGTTCTTCAGTTTGAGGCAACGAATTGAAGTAGTTTGATAGACATCACTGTATTTGATATCCCTCCTTTGTTGGTTCTGCTTCAGAATTAAACACCTTAAGAGTATATTAATTGCAATATATAACATGCACAAAAGTGGATACATCAAATCAGACTTACTCTTATCTGCACAATTTCCATTTTGCTTATCAATATCCTGTTAAAGATGGTTTTATCTTTAATTCAGGCATAAAAATCATTCTGCTTCTTAAGTCTCTTTAATTCTGCAAGATCCAGTTCacgtaaatttatttattttttttaattttgcactaagatgatttttatttgaaattatttccacttaaaattgaagctaataaataaaaatatacatgTGCTGAGTCAGAATTTCAAACGGGAAAATATTGAAAATTCTCAGCAAGTTAGACTGGAGCAGTGCAGAGAGGAACAGgattaatgtttcaggtggagagatgcaagagactgcagatgctagaatttgggaggaactcagcatctgtGGACAAGGGTGAGGGATTATTGACACTTCGGGTGGAGATGCTGCATCAGTGCTGAGAGTGGAGAGAGAAGAAAGCCAGTATAAAGAGGAGAGATGGCCAGTTAATCACCTTTCATCAGACTCAGAAACTGGAAATAAAACAGGTTTTTGAAATGCAGAATTGATGGGGAGTGTGTGAGTTTGTGAGTGATGTGAAATAGGATTTTTAGACCAGGGAATTGAATAACTAAAAGAAATGAGGATGTTAACAGGAGATACAAAATAGCTAGTGGAGGAGTATAATTGTTTAATCTCATATACATGAGTACTATGTacagatacaccaaaattcttaccttgctgcagctgtacaggtacatcagataaattaattgatgtataAATTAACATGATCACCATATGCCATGAGGTAGTAAAAGAGATGAAAAATATAAAACTATGGGTCCAGAAAGAGTGTGAATGGGATAATGGAATTACCTGAAATTGTTGATTTCATTGAATCCATAAATCTGCAATGAGCTCACTTAGaagattaggtgttgttccttaaGCTGGTGTTGAGTTTCATTGGAAAGGAATGGGCTGAGGGTTAAGCCATAGGGAACCAAAGTGATGTAAGCCACAAGCAAATTCCTGTCCCACAAATTCAAGTTCAAGCCCAACTGTGTGCAAttggtgtggagtttgcactttctctctGTGGCTGTCTGGGTAACCACCAGCTGCTCCAGTTTGTTCTCATGAGTCAAAGAAGTAAGGTTT contains the following coding sequences:
- the dpagt1 gene encoding UDP-N-acetylglucosamine--dolichyl-phosphate N-acetylglucosaminephosphotransferase, translating into MSGLPAIPLLINLGCSVLGFLGTAVLIPAFKQHFIVARLYGIDLNKSSRQQVPEAQGVISGVVFLIILFCFIPVPFLHCWVKEQCITFPHDLFVQLIGALLAICCMIFLGFADDVLNLQWRHKLLLPTMASLPLLMVYFTNFGNTTIVVPKPLRIFLGLHLDLGILYYAYMGMLAVFCTNAINILAGINGIEAGQSLVIAMSIIIFNLIELNGDYKDDHIFSLYFMMPFFFTTLGLLYYNWYPSSAFVGDTFCYFAGMTFAVVGILGHFSKTMMLFFIPQTLNFLYSVPQLFRMVPCPRHRIPRLDPNTGKLGMSYSKFKTKEMPKLGDLILKVANKFWLVEVNRGIGENNEYTECNNLTLINFVLKLIGPTHERTLTIVLLLIQVSGSVFAFLIRYQLVRWFYEV